From the Kribbella sp. CA-293567 genome, the window AGGATGCCGCGGATCGCTTCCACCACACCGGGTTCGTCACCGGTCAGGTCGGGGCCGAGCTGGTTGCGTCCGAGCCGCAGCGCGAGCAGGGCGGCGACGACGTACACGGCGGACGTCGTACCGAGGACGGCCAGATCGGAGTCGGAGACGAGTTTGACGCCCGCGCCGAAACCACCGCCGACCAGGAACGACGCCGTACCTGAGGTCGGCGTGACCGCGTTGGCCATCACCAACTCGTCGCGCTCCACCACGTGAGGCAGTCCGGCGGACAGCCCGGACAACAGGAACCGGTTGACCCCGAGCGTGAACAGCACCGCCAGGTAGAACGGCGTCCCGGCGTTGCCTGCAGCAACTATCCCGCCGACCACCAGTACCAGCCCGGCGCGGGTCAGGTTCGCCCCGAACAGGATCTGCCGCCGCGACCACCGGTCCAGCAACACCCCGGTGAACGGTCCCAGCACCGAGAACGGCAGCAACGCCACCGCGAACAGCCCCGCGATCGCCGCCGCGTCCGGCGCTCGCTCCGGCGAGAACAGCACGTACGACGCCAGCGCCACCTGGAACACGCCGTCCCCGAACTGCGAACTCAGCCGAACCGCGAACAGCCGGCGAAAATCCCCACGCCGCAACAGCCTGCCGAGATCCCGGATGAACTGCACGCCTGCACTGTAGTCACAGCTACTTGCCGCCGAGCCGCTCGGCCGCTGTGTCACCCCGCTTGTTCACCGGGATGACGCCCGCGGCGTCGCAGTCGCCCGGCTCAGCTTCCACCGGACCCGGCGTACGCAGTACGGGCTAGTTGGCGCGAGCCGCCTGGCGCTCCAGCAACCGGGTGCGCTGCTCGACGAACCGCGACGCCTGAGCGTCCAGCGCGGTCATGAACTCGGCCAGCTCGTCGCGGGCCTTGGCGCCGTCGCCGGACAGGTCCTCGCGGTCGTAGACCTTCCACATCCGCAGGATCGGCGCGACCACCTCGTCGTGGTGCAGCCGGAGGTCGTAGATGCCGGCCTTGGCGATCGTCACCGAGTTGCGGGCGAAACCCTCCATCGTGGCGCCGGGCATGGAGAAGTTGCGGACCTCGTTGGTGACCGCGCGCATGGTCTCGTTGGGCGCCGACTCGAACGCGGCGGAGACCAGGTTGCGGTAGAAGATCATGTGCAGGTTCTCGTCGGTCGCGATCCGGGACAGCAGCTGGTCGGCGATCGGGCAGCCGGTCGCCTTGCCGGTGTTGCGGTGCGAGACGCGGGTGGCGAGCTCCTGGAAGCTGACGTAGGCGATCGCCTCCAGCATGTTCTTGTCGACCTCGTGCCCGGCGGTCATGTGCTCCATCCGGGCGACCTCGAGCTCGACCGGGTCGACGCCCCGGGTGACCACCAGGTAGTCGCGCAGCGCGATCCCGTGCCGGCCCTCCTCCGCGGTCCAGCGGCCGACCCAGGTGCCCCAGGCGCCGTCGAGGCCGAACTGGGTGGCGATCTCGCGGTGGTACGACGGCAGGTTGTCCTCGGTCAGCAGGTTGGTGATCATCGCGACCTTGGCGACCGGGTCGAGCCGGGACTGCTCCGGCGACCAGTCCTCACCGCCCAGGAAGGCGAAGTCGCGGCCCTCGCTCCACGGCACGTAGTCGTGCGGGTTCCAGTTCTTGGTGATCGCCAGGTGCCGCTCGAGGTTCTCCTCGACCACGGGCTCCAGCTCGTGCAGCAGGTTGGTCACCAGCTTGTCGTTCACCGGAATCTCCTTCGTCGGGGGTCCCCCCACCCTACGGCACCGTAAGTTACGCATCCGTAGGTTCGGAGCCGGCGCACTAGGCTGGGCCGATGGATCGGAGCGCCTACCCGCACTTCCTCGCGATCGGTACGCGGTGGAAGGACAACGACGTCTACGGGCACGTGAACAACGTCGAGTACTACAGCTTCTTCGACACCGTCATCAACGAGTTCCTGATCCGGGTGGGGGAGCTCGACATCCATCGCGGCGACGTGATCGGGCTCTGTGTGGAGTCGCAGTGCGGCTTCCGGCAGTCGCTGGCGTTCCCGGAGACGGTGGACGCCGGACTGCGGGTGGCGAAACTCGGCAACTCCAGCGTCACGTATGAGATCGGCCTGTTCCGGGAAGGCTCAGCGGAGCCGGCCGCGACCGGGCGGTTCGTGCACGTCTTCGTGAATCGCTCCGACCGCCGGCCCGTACCGATCCCGGCCGGGATCCGCGCCGCGCTGGAAGGGATCACCGGATGATCGTGCGAGGCGCAGTACTGCGGGAGATGGGACTGCCCGGCCCGTACGCCGAATCGCGGCCGCTCGCGATCGAAGAGATCGAGCTCGCACCCCCCGGCCCCGGCGAGCTCCTCGTCCGCATTCGCGCCGCCGGCCTGTGCCACTCGGACCTCTCGGTGATCAACGGCTCGCGCCCCCGCGTCCTGCCGATGCTGCTCGGCCACGAAGCAACCGGCGAGGTCCTCCAGTCCGAAGCCCCCGGATTCGCACCCGGCGACACGGTCGCCTTCGCCTTCGTCCCAGCCTGCGGCGCCTGCGGCCCCTGCGCCGAAGGCCGCGCCGCCCTCTGCGAACCAGGCGCCGCAGCCAACACCGCCGGCACCCTCCTCTCCGGCCACCGCCGCCTACGTACCCCGCCTTCGACCGACCTCCACCACCATCTCGGGGTCTCCGGCTTTGCCGACCATGCCGTGGTGTCGGCCCGCTCCGCGGTGAAGATCGACCCCACCCTCCCCCCAGAGGTCGCCGCGCTCTTCGGCTGCGCGGTGATGACCGGCGTCGGCGCCGTCGTCAACACCGCCCGCATTCAGGCCGGCCAAAGCGCGGTCGTGTTCGGCCTCGGCGGCGTCGGCCTGTCAGCGCTGCTCGGCGCAGCTCTCGTCGGCGCCCACCCCCTGGTCGCGGTGGACGTCGTACCGGAGAAACTCGCACTGGCACTAGAGCTGGGCGCCACCCACGCGATCGATGCCCGCAGCAACGATGTCGTCGGTCAGGTACGCGAGGCGACCAGCGGCGGCGCGCAGTACGCGGTCGAGACCGTCGGCAGCGCCGCAGTACTGGGCCAGGCGTACGCCGCCACCAGCCGCGGCGGCACCACCGTCACCGTCGGCCTGCCGGATCCCGCGCAGCTGCTGAGCATCCCGGCGGTCAGCCTGGTCGCGGAGGAGCGCACGCTCAAAGGCTCCTACCTCGGCTCGGCGATCCCCAGCCGCGACATCCCGCGCTACATCGCGCTCTACCAGGCCGGCCGCCTCCCGGTCGATCGCCTGCTGACGTCGACGGTCAGCCTCGACGACCTCAACGAAGCATTCGACACCCTCGCGGCGGGAACAGCGATCCGCCAGGTGCTGGTGCTCTAGTCGACCGAGAACGTCGAAGTACCGTCCTCGATCACCGCGGTACCGGTCCGGAACGGCGTCGGCCGGAGAGCGGCGTACGTCGCGCCGGTGCTGGTGACCCGGCTCTCGACCAGCTCGAACCCCATCGCCGGGGCGTCCTCGGTGAAGAGCCGCTTGCCCGCGCCGATCGCGACCGGGAAGGTCAGCAGCCGGTACTCGTCGATCAGCCCGGCGCGGTGCAGCGAGCGGGCCAGTCCGGCTGAGCCGTGGACCTGCAGTTCGCCGCCCGGCTTCGCCTTCAGCTCCTCGACCTGCTTCAGGACATCGCCGGTCAGCGCGGTGCTGTCGTTCCAGACCGGCTCCAGCGGCGTCGAGGTGGCGACGTACTTCGGCAGGTTGTTGAGCCCGCTGGCGGTGTTGCTGCCGTCGTCGATCTGGGACCAGTACGCCTGCATCATCGTGTACGTCGTCCGGCCGAGCAGGATGGCGTCGGCCCGGGCGAACCAGCCCTCCGCGATCTCGCCCATCACCTCGTCGCCGTACGGAATCAGCCAGCCGCCGCGGTCGAAGCCGCCGCTGCGGTCCTCGTCGAGGCCGCCGGGGCCCTGCATGACGCCGTCGATGCTGAGGAAGGTGTGCAGTGTGAGCTTCATGATCGGTCTCCGTTGTCGTCGAACTGGTTCGTGCCTGCGACAACGCGTCGGACGGTTGGCGGCAGGATCGACATCTCTCGCTTTGTGATCCACCTCACACTCGACGATTGCCGTGTCAGGGAGTCCGGGAGCGTCGCAGCCAGCCTTTGGAGTACGTAAATTCCGCGGAAAACCGTATACAGCGAGGCAACCGATGGGGCACGCTTCGACGCAGAGTGCGCGCGAACGCACCGCAAGTGAGGTACGACGGTTCCTCCTCGCCGCCCGGCGTACACCGCCGAGGAGCCGTCAGGAGTCCCTGAGGAGGGCCCCAGATGCACAGCAGGTTCCGCCGGACCGGTGCGCTCGTAGGCGCCGGTGCCGTTCTGTTCGGAGCGCTGGCCGTTGTTGCCGGTAACCAGGCAGGCGCCCAGCAGAGTCCGTCCCCCGCCCCCTTGGACACGCTGCTCGGAGGGCAGTCGCTCCAAGGCAAGACCGCGCTCGGCAAGGCCAAGCCGCGACTCGCCGAACTGGCCGAGCGCAACGGCATCGCCGAGCAGAAGTTGCAACAGATCCTGGCCACCGACAAGACCAGCTGGCTGGACAAGACCGGCAAGCTGTTCTACACCGAACCGGTCGCCTCCGCGAAGGAGCGGGCCGCCACCACCAAGTCGCCGAAGTGGGCCACCCGTGCGCGGGCCGCCGCCGACGGCCCGGCCTTCCAGTTGCACAGCAAGGCCGGCTCGAACCGGGTCATCTACCTGGACTTCGACGGTCACACGATCAGCGGTACCGCCTGGAACACCGGTGGCAAGCCGGCCAGCGTCAACGTCACGGCGTACGACACCGACGGCAACACCGGCAACTGGAGCACCGCCGAGCAGAACGTCGTCCGCGAGGTGTGGGCCCGGATCGCCGAGGACTACGCGCCGTTCGACGTCGACGTGACGACGCAGGCGCCGCCGGAGTCGGCCATCACCCGGTCGGGTTCGTCCGACCAGCAGTACGGCACGCGCGTCGTGATCGATCCGACCACCTGGTACCAGTCCGGCTGTGGCTGTGGTGGCGTCGCCTACGTCGGTGTCTACGACAACACGTCCCAGCACTCGTACTACCAGCCCGCCCTCGTCTTCACCAAGGGCGTCGGTACGGGCGCGAAGAACATCGCGGAGGCCGCGTCGCACGAGGCCGGCCACAACCTCGGTCTCAGCCACGACGGCACCTCCTCGGTCGGCTACTACACCGGTCACGGTGCCTGGGCGCCGATCATGGGGGTCGGCTACTCCAAGGCGATCAGCCAGTGGAGCAAGGGCGAGTACTCCGGCGCCAACAACAAGGAAGACGACTTCGCGGTGGCCGGCCAGAACGGACTGGCACTGCGCGCCGACGACCACGGCAACGGCACGGCCGACGCGACCGCCCTCACCCTGGGTACCGCGGTCAACGGCGTCTACGCCAGCGACTCGGACGTCGACACCTTCCGGGTGGACCTGTCGGCCGGAACCTTCACCTTCGCGGCCAACGCCGCGGCTTCGGGTGCGGATCTGGACATCAGGCTCCAGTTGCTGAACTCCTCGGGGGCCGTCGTGGCCACCGCGGACCCGGCCGCGGGCCAGACCAACTCCGCTACGCCGACCGGTCTGAGCGCCAGCATCAACCGCCAGGTCACGGCGGGCCGGTACTACCTCCGTGTCGAGAACGTCGGCTACGCCAGCCCGCTGAACACCGGCTACTCGACGTACGGCAGCCGCGGCGGCTACTCGGTGCGAGTCACCGCCGGCTGATTCCCAGTTGTGGTTCGGGACAGGTGTGCGCTCGGCCCGCACACCTGTCCCGGCTACGTCCACGGGGGGACGGACCACTTGGCTGGGGGGAATCCTTGAGGAGGGTTCCGAATTGTTCGACAAATCTCGTCGTGCCGGTGCGCTGGTGAGCGCCGGCGCGGTCGTTTTCGCAGCACTGTCGGTAGCTGCCGGCACCCAAGCCGACGCCCGGACTTCAGACCGGCCCGTACCGGGCAGGATCGCGCTCGACCAGTCCGGGTCCCGGCTCGGAGAAGTTGCCGTGAGCAATGGAATGTCCGAGCGGAAGTTCCGCGACACGCTGGCCGCCGACAAGACGGCCTGGCTCGACTCAGCCGGCCGGTTGTTCTTCCGTGAGCCGATGCTGACGGAAGCCCAGCAGGCGCACGAAGTTTCGCCGCGCTGGGCGACCACGAAGGTCGCCGCGGCGGAGGGCCCGGCGTTCGAGCTGCACAGCAAGCCGGGCGCCGACAAGGTCATCTATCTCGACTTCGACGGTCACAGCATCACCGGTACGGCGTGGAACGCGGACAAGGCGATCGATCCGATCGCCGTTTCTGCCTATGACACCGACGGAAACGCGGCAAGCTTCAGCACCGCCGAGCAGGACGTCGTACACGAAGTGTGGGCGCGGGTCGCGGAGGACTACGCCGCCTTCGATGTGGACGTCACCACCCAGCAGCCGTCGCAGGAGGCGATCAACCGCACGGACGCGGCCGACCAGCAGTACGGCACGCGGGTCCTGATCGATCCCGGCACCTGGTACCAGTCGAGCTGCGGTTGTGGCGGCGTCGCCTACATCGGCGTCTATGACAACGCGGACCAGCACGACTACTACCAACCCGCGCTGGTGTTCACGAAGGGCGTCGGTACGGGCGCGAAGAACCTCGCCGAAGCGGCTTCGCACGAAGCAGGTCACAACGTCGGCCTCGGCCACGACGGCACCGCGTCGGTCGGGTACTACGAGGGCCACGGCGCGTGGGCGCCGATCATGGGCGTCGGCTACTACCGGGGCATCAGTCAGTGGAGCAAGGGCGAGTACTCCGGCGCCAACAACGCCGAGGACGACTTCGCGGTGATCGGCAGCCACGGTCTCGCTCTTCGCGCCGACGAAGCCGGCGACAGCACCGCCGCCGCGACTGCCCTGTCAGTGGGCACCCCGGCTGCGGGATTCATCGCTGCTGAAGCCGACACCGATGTGTACCGCGTCGATGTTGCGACCGCCGGCAACTACACAGCCACCGCGAGTTCCGCAGCTCTTGGCGGCAACCTCGACATCAAACTCGACCTGCTCAACTCAGCAGGAGCAGTCGTCACCACAGCTGACCCGGACTCCGGCCAGACCGACGCAGGCACTCCGACCGGTCTGGGCGCCACCGTCACCAGCAACCTCCAGCCCGGCACCTACTACCTCCGCATCGACAACGTCGGCTACGGCAGTCCGCTGAACACCGGCTACTCCACCTACGGCAGCCGCGGCGGCTACTCCTTGGCCATCAACCCGTCCTGACACTTCGGCCCGGGCCTCCCGCCCCCCGGCCCGGGCCGCCGAACCCCTGCAATCGGTCAGCTCTCTGCTGAGTTGGCCAATCGCAGGCTCGTCCCGCTCCCGCCCTCTCGCTAGAGGGCGGGAGCGCTCGCGTTCAGCCCATGTCTAGCCAGCAAGGCCCTGAGCACGTCGTGCCCCTGAGCCAACTCCCACTGCTCAGCAATCAGCCCCGCGCTCCTCGCCCCGTCGACATTGGCCGCGCTGTCATCCACGAAGAGGATGCTCGAAGGCTCGGCCCCGATCCGCCGGGCCGCCTCGACGAAGAAGGCCGGATCAGGTTTGGCGACCCCGAGGTGGTAGGAGTAGCAGCTGACGTCGAAGAGACCGTCGTAGCCCATGGTCGTGCGCATGTGCGCTCCGCGATACCTCTCCTGGTTCGTCCCCAGGTGTACGCCATACCCGTTGCGCCGAAGGGCGTCGACGATGGCGAACGACTCGTCGTTCCGGTCGATCCGGTGCCACACGTCGGCGTACACGACCTCCACGGCCGCCGATACGCCGTACTCCGCCAGGGTCGCCGCGAGCAGAGGCAGGTAGTCGCCTCGCCCCGCCAATGAGGGCAACTCTTCCTTCCAGGTCTTGTGCAGCAAGTCTCGCGCCATGTCTCCGGCGTACGGCTCCATTGCGGCGTACCAGCCGCCCGGGATCTCCTGCAGCACTCCGTCGGCGTCGAACAGCACATGCTGAATCGTCATCCGCCGGCAACCTCGGCGCCCCGCGGAATGCCGAGAGTCGCGATCAGGTCTTCGTGAAGCTCGAACCAGACGGTGTGGCAGGAGTCCGCGCCGGTTCGATCGACCCAGGTCCCGTCGCCGGCCCGTACTTTGGCCAGCGCCGCGGCGAACCGCTCGTCGTACCCGTGGAAGCGGTCGAGAACGACGCTGATCCGGTTCGAGATGGTTCGCAGTGCCTGCCCCAGGGAGCGCAGTTCCTCGATCACCCGGCGATCCCACTGTGAGTCGGTGTGATCGTTGAAGGCCAGGGCGTCTGCCTCGGTCGGCCTGAGCTGCCAGTCGGTACAGGCTTGCTGCAGGCGCTCATTGAGCGGAAGGAACTCCGAGTAGGTCTCGCGAATCCACTCGCGTCCGGCGGCTTGGTCGAGCTCGATCGCCAACCGTCGTTCGTTCTCGACCCGACCGGCGTCAGTGAGGGACCAGCCCCCCGTGCCGGCGAACTCGCTCCAGGTGATCCACCCGAACGCCTGGTAGTCGAGCAGCAACTCCGTCGTCGCAGCCTGATCGAGCGCGAACCGCTCGGCGACCCCTCGGTCATCGGCAACACCCTTGAGCCGAACGGCGTGCAAGGTCAGCAACTCCGGCGCGGAAGCCGACCCGGACACCCGGTCCCCGCCCACACCGCCAGCCTCTCCGCCGGGCACCCCCGCGCCGCTCGCACCGCCAGCTTCCCCGTCGGGCACCCACGCGCCGCTCACTGCGCCGGCCGTTCCGTCGGGCGGCTTCCTCGGGCAGTGAGTCGATCCAGTCGCTGCTGACAGGCCTGCGGCGAGTTCAGCCCGAGCGCCGTCGCCATCTGAGCCCAGGTCAGCCCGAGCCCGCGGGCGGCGAACAGGAGCCCGGTCTCCAACTGATCGAGCTCCGCCCGCGCGGCCGAGAGCAACTGCAGCGCAGCCTCCACCTCGTCAGTCAGCTTCTGATCGCCCTCACCTTCTTCGCCGAAAGCCGCCGTCCTCGAGTGCCACAAGAAGAACTGAACGAGATCAACCGCCGACGGCGGCATCGCACCAATCTGCCACGGCCGCTGGTCGAGGCCGTCCGCCCCAGCCGCCAGCAAAACCTCCCTGGCCGCCCGCTCCCGCTCGGCCTGATCCTGATCACTCACTGAGCCACCTCTGATTGCGCTGCACCTCGAAACAGTCCATTATCAACAGAATGTTGTCAACATCTTGTTGAGATCTGTTCGCTCTGGCTGGACTCCGATTCGCGACTGGAGAGATTCGCTTGATCATCCGTCTCACCGAAGCCACGCCCCAGAACGCCGGCGCGAAGGCCGCTGTCCTGGGCGGGCTGAGCCGAGCCGGATTCTCGGTGCCACCCGCGTTCGTCATCCCGGTCGCCGCCTACCGAGCCGCCACCGCGCATCTCGACCTGCCCCGCGCGCTCACCAGCCAGAATCCGGACGAGGCCCGCCTCCTCGTCGAAGCCCAGCCGGTTCCCGCTCAGCTCCTCGACCACCTGTCCAAAGCATTGGCCGCCCTGGGCAACACCCCCGTCGCCGTACGCTCCTCAGCCACCACCGAAGACACCCCCACAGCCTCAGCAGCCGGCCAGCACGACACCTACCTCGGGATTCAGGGCCTCCCGAATCTCACCGCGAAGATCCAGGCAATCTGGGCCTCTCTCTGGAGCCCTCGAGCGATCGCGTACCGAGCTGGCCTCAGTGGCGACCCGCGCCGCGAAGCACCCGGCATCGCGGTGTTGATCCAACGCCACCTGGATGCCGAAGTGGCAGGTGTCCTCTTCACTGCAGACCCTCGCGGCAACCCCGACACCGCAGTACTGGAAGCGTCCTGGGGGTTGGGGGAGAGCGTCGTGCAAGGTTCGGTCACCCCGGACACGTACGTCCTCACCTCGACCGGCGCCCTCAACCGCACTCTGGGGACGAAGCAAACTCGTCGAGATCGCCTCACCACGCCCGCTTCAACTGCAGCGCACGCCGGGACGTCCGGCATCGCCACCACCGAAGTTCCGCTCGCTCAACAGCAGCAGTTGTGCCTCACCGACGAGCAGGCTCACCGGATCATCCAGCTCGGCCAGCGAACAGCCGACCTCATGGGCGAACCACAGGACATCGAGTTCGCCCTGGAGAACAACCACATCTGGCTGCTTCAGTCTCGCCCCATCACGGCTCCGCTGGACCCGACCAGCAGCTCAGCGGCAACCGATTCCGATGGAGCGGCGACTGGCTCCGGCGAATCGGTGGCAGCGGATCTCGACGTACTCCGGGGAGTTGGTGGCAGCGCCGGGGTTGCCGTCGGTCCGGCACGCATCGTCAATGGTGTCGAGGACTTCGGGCGGGTTGAGCAGGGCGACATCTTGGTGTGCCGGTTCACCGATCCTGGGTGGACTCCGCTGTTCAGTTGTGTGGCGGGGGTGGTGACGGAAGTCGGTGGCCGTCTGTCGCATGCCGCGATCGTTGCCCGTGAGCACCGTGTTCCTGCTGTTCTTGGGGTTGTCGATGCGATGAGGGCGCTTCGCGACAACCAGCGGATCAGGATTGACGGCAGCACTGGGCTGGTTGAGCCAGTTCCACCCAGCTAGTCGGACGGGGCGGTCCCAAGGGCTAAAGGTCCCGTTGCTTTGCGGAGCCGGCCGGAGGGGTCGGTGATGGCGGAGCGTTGGGTGGTGCGCTGATGGAGGCAGTTGGTGGGGTGAGGCCGGCGAAGGCGTGGTGGAGGGCAAGGTGGGGTGAATTGATCGGCGTGACGGTGGCCGCCGGGGAGGGCGAAGCAGGCGACGGGGTGGAAGCCTGAGGTGGGGTGCAGCTCGGAGGCTCCGAGAGAACCTGAGGTGGGGTGGAGAACTGACTCTCCGAGGAGACCCGAGGTGGGGTCAAGAGCTCAGGCTTCGAGGAGAGCCGAGGTGGGGTGGAGCGCTGAGGCTCCGAGGAAAGCTGCGGTGGGGTGGCGAGTGGAGGAGAGGGCGCGGAGGCGTCGAGGGGCTTGGGGGGCGGCGGGAACGTCAACTGGACTCGGGGTGACCGTGGGGCAGGCGTGTAGCGGCGTTCGGTGACTGCTACCTCCTGGTGGAGCAGGGAGATCATGCGGGTTGTGGCCGCGTGGGAGCGGGAGGCGGCGAAGCCTCGGGGGAGGGGTTCGTAGAGCTCCAGGCCTTTGAAGGATGCGCGGAGGGCTTGTTCGAGGTGGAGGCGGATGGCGGGGGCTTCGGCAGCCGGGACAAGGTGGGGAAGGCGGCTGGAGTGGTAGATGCGGGCGACCACTTGATGCCATTGGCCTTCGGCGGTTTGGCGATTGAGCAGGTGGAGGGCTTCGCCGGGTGGGGCCGCGGCTTGCTGGTCGAGGTCGGTGGTGAGGAGACGGACGGCGGGGACGAAAGCGGCGTACGACGGTTCGCAGCGGACGTCGAGGATGCCGGGGGCAACCTTGTCGATCTCGAGGTCGCGGAGGTACTCGTTCAAGTGATCGTGGGCCCAGGCCTCGGCGACGCCTTCCTCCAGAGCCCGGCCGCCGGGGAGGCTGAAGGCGGTGCGGGCTGCCTTCTGGGTAGCGCCGGCCGGGCCGAGGAAGTGGGATTGCTCGTGCAGCAGCGTGACCAGTGCCTCGCGATAGCGCAGGAGCTCGGCGTCGCCGCGTGGTTCACCTGCGCGGGCGTAGAGCTCGCGCAACGGGTCGAGGATGAACTCGCGGTCGAGGTGGAGCGTGCCGTCCCAGTGCGCCAGGCCCAGGATTCCTTCGCCGGCTTCGACGATCTCACCGCTCCACGAGGACTGGTCGGCTCCACTGACCCGCAAGGCGGCGGAGGCGTGCTGCTCCAGCAGGCCCTCGAACGAGGTGATCATGACTGGTGCGCCGCGGCCAGGCGGACCAGGGAGTCCACGGATCGACGGAGGTTGGTCTTCTCGTTGGGGTCCTCGCAGGCAGCGGCGCGTTGGCGCAGATCGGCGATCAGCACCTGTAGGCGGGCCTGGCGGTCGTGACTGGATTCCATGGCTGTCCTCCCGGAGATGGGGTCTCGCCAGGGAACATATGGAGATTCGGGCCGCGCGCAGCTA encodes:
- a CDS encoding PEP/pyruvate-binding domain-containing protein, whose product is MIIRLTEATPQNAGAKAAVLGGLSRAGFSVPPAFVIPVAAYRAATAHLDLPRALTSQNPDEARLLVEAQPVPAQLLDHLSKALAALGNTPVAVRSSATTEDTPTASAAGQHDTYLGIQGLPNLTAKIQAIWASLWSPRAIAYRAGLSGDPRREAPGIAVLIQRHLDAEVAGVLFTADPRGNPDTAVLEASWGLGESVVQGSVTPDTYVLTSTGALNRTLGTKQTRRDRLTTPASTAAHAGTSGIATTEVPLAQQQQLCLTDEQAHRIIQLGQRTADLMGEPQDIEFALENNHIWLLQSRPITAPLDPTSSSAATDSDGAATGSGESVAADLDVLRGVGGSAGVAVGPARIVNGVEDFGRVEQGDILVCRFTDPGWTPLFSCVAGVVTEVGGRLSHAAIVAREHRVPAVLGVVDAMRALRDNQRIRIDGSTGLVEPVPPS
- a CDS encoding transcriptional regulator — translated: MGGDRVSGSASAPELLTLHAVRLKGVADDRGVAERFALDQAATTELLLDYQAFGWITWSEFAGTGGWSLTDAGRVENERRLAIELDQAAGREWIRETYSEFLPLNERLQQACTDWQLRPTEADALAFNDHTDSQWDRRVIEELRSLGQALRTISNRISVVLDRFHGYDERFAAALAKVRAGDGTWVDRTGADSCHTVWFELHEDLIATLGIPRGAEVAGG
- a CDS encoding zinc-dependent alcohol dehydrogenase family protein — translated: MIVRGAVLREMGLPGPYAESRPLAIEEIELAPPGPGELLVRIRAAGLCHSDLSVINGSRPRVLPMLLGHEATGEVLQSEAPGFAPGDTVAFAFVPACGACGPCAEGRAALCEPGAAANTAGTLLSGHRRLRTPPSTDLHHHLGVSGFADHAVVSARSAVKIDPTLPPEVAALFGCAVMTGVGAVVNTARIQAGQSAVVFGLGGVGLSALLGAALVGAHPLVAVDVVPEKLALALELGATHAIDARSNDVVGQVREATSGGAQYAVETVGSAAVLGQAYAATSRGGTTVTVGLPDPAQLLSIPAVSLVAEERTLKGSYLGSAIPSRDIPRYIALYQAGRLPVDRLLTSTVSLDDLNEAFDTLAAGTAIRQVLVL
- a CDS encoding acyl-ACP desaturase, whose amino-acid sequence is MNDKLVTNLLHELEPVVEENLERHLAITKNWNPHDYVPWSEGRDFAFLGGEDWSPEQSRLDPVAKVAMITNLLTEDNLPSYHREIATQFGLDGAWGTWVGRWTAEEGRHGIALRDYLVVTRGVDPVELEVARMEHMTAGHEVDKNMLEAIAYVSFQELATRVSHRNTGKATGCPIADQLLSRIATDENLHMIFYRNLVSAAFESAPNETMRAVTNEVRNFSMPGATMEGFARNSVTIAKAGIYDLRLHHDEVVAPILRMWKVYDREDLSGDGAKARDELAEFMTALDAQASRFVEQRTRLLERQAARAN
- a CDS encoding MFS transporter; amino-acid sequence: MQFIRDLGRLLRRGDFRRLFAVRLSSQFGDGVFQVALASYVLFSPERAPDAAAIAGLFAVALLPFSVLGPFTGVLLDRWSRRQILFGANLTRAGLVLVVGGIVAAGNAGTPFYLAVLFTLGVNRFLLSGLSAGLPHVVERDELVMANAVTPTSGTASFLVGGGFGAGVKLVSDSDLAVLGTTSAVYVVAALLALRLGRNQLGPDLTGDEPGVVEAIRGILAGLIDGGRHLKERRQAALGLAAIGSLRFFFGLVTVAMILLYRNKFYGPDQLDQAFGALALATGAVGAGLFVAALVTPWATRVLSLRRWITVLFVAAAVVTAFPGGLYTQPAILVSGLLTGFCAQGVKISVDTLVQTGVDDVYRGRVFALYDMIFNVGQVSAAALGALILPDNGQSYPVLAFVVLGFLLSAVLYSRWSSPLRSPAVP
- a CDS encoding dihydrofolate reductase family protein — translated: MKLTLHTFLSIDGVMQGPGGLDEDRSGGFDRGGWLIPYGDEVMGEIAEGWFARADAILLGRTTYTMMQAYWSQIDDGSNTASGLNNLPKYVATSTPLEPVWNDSTALTGDVLKQVEELKAKPGGELQVHGSAGLARSLHRAGLIDEYRLLTFPVAIGAGKRLFTEDAPAMGFELVESRVTSTGATYAALRPTPFRTGTAVIEDGTSTFSVD
- a CDS encoding M12 family metallo-peptidase is translated as MHSRFRRTGALVGAGAVLFGALAVVAGNQAGAQQSPSPAPLDTLLGGQSLQGKTALGKAKPRLAELAERNGIAEQKLQQILATDKTSWLDKTGKLFYTEPVASAKERAATTKSPKWATRARAAADGPAFQLHSKAGSNRVIYLDFDGHTISGTAWNTGGKPASVNVTAYDTDGNTGNWSTAEQNVVREVWARIAEDYAPFDVDVTTQAPPESAITRSGSSDQQYGTRVVIDPTTWYQSGCGCGGVAYVGVYDNTSQHSYYQPALVFTKGVGTGAKNIAEAASHEAGHNLGLSHDGTSSVGYYTGHGAWAPIMGVGYSKAISQWSKGEYSGANNKEDDFAVAGQNGLALRADDHGNGTADATALTLGTAVNGVYASDSDVDTFRVDLSAGTFTFAANAAASGADLDIRLQLLNSSGAVVATADPAAGQTNSATPTGLSASINRQVTAGRYYLRVENVGYASPLNTGYSTYGSRGGYSVRVTAG
- a CDS encoding PPC domain-containing protein, encoding MSNGMSERKFRDTLAADKTAWLDSAGRLFFREPMLTEAQQAHEVSPRWATTKVAAAEGPAFELHSKPGADKVIYLDFDGHSITGTAWNADKAIDPIAVSAYDTDGNAASFSTAEQDVVHEVWARVAEDYAAFDVDVTTQQPSQEAINRTDAADQQYGTRVLIDPGTWYQSSCGCGGVAYIGVYDNADQHDYYQPALVFTKGVGTGAKNLAEAASHEAGHNVGLGHDGTASVGYYEGHGAWAPIMGVGYYRGISQWSKGEYSGANNAEDDFAVIGSHGLALRADEAGDSTAAATALSVGTPAAGFIAAEADTDVYRVDVATAGNYTATASSAALGGNLDIKLDLLNSAGAVVTTADPDSGQTDAGTPTGLGATVTSNLQPGTYYLRIDNVGYGSPLNTGYSTYGSRGGYSLAINPS
- a CDS encoding acyl-CoA thioesterase — protein: MDRSAYPHFLAIGTRWKDNDVYGHVNNVEYYSFFDTVINEFLIRVGELDIHRGDVIGLCVESQCGFRQSLAFPETVDAGLRVAKLGNSSVTYEIGLFREGSAEPAATGRFVHVFVNRSDRRPVPIPAGIRAALEGITG
- a CDS encoding HAD family hydrolase: MTIQHVLFDADGVLQEIPGGWYAAMEPYAGDMARDLLHKTWKEELPSLAGRGDYLPLLAATLAEYGVSAAVEVVYADVWHRIDRNDESFAIVDALRRNGYGVHLGTNQERYRGAHMRTTMGYDGLFDVSCYSYHLGVAKPDPAFFVEAARRIGAEPSSILFVDDSAANVDGARSAGLIAEQWELAQGHDVLRALLARHGLNASAPAL